The Mycteria americana isolate JAX WOST 10 ecotype Jacksonville Zoo and Gardens chromosome 18, USCA_MyAme_1.0, whole genome shotgun sequence genome window below encodes:
- the B3GALT6 gene encoding beta-1,3-galactosyltransferase 6 isoform X2, giving the protein MKLLRLLCRHKTALGLGGLSLFAVVLLYLAKCTSEGLRPLPAPHGLPHNQPAALPPRGARGPHPPAAPPPSPEETAFLAVLITSGPKYSERRSIIRSTWLSAAGRSPHDDIWSRFVIGTSGLGAEELRSLELEQSRHRDLLLLPELRDSYENLTAKVLATYVWLDLHLDFQFALKADDDTFVRLDVLVEELRAKEPRRLYWGFFSGRGRVKSGGKWKESAWVLCDYYLPYALGGGYVISADLVHYLRLSRDYLNMWQSEDVSLGVWLAPIDVKRVHDPRFDTEYKSRGCNNKYIVTHKQSIEDMLEKHQTLAKEGKLYQCLFPPAGRDKWQRKKKKKGASISVFFAS; this is encoded by the exons ATGAAGCTGCTGCGCCTGCTGTGCCGCCACAAGACGGCCCTGGGCCTGGGCGGCCTGTCGCTCTTCGCCGTGGTCCTGCTTTACCTGGCCAAGTGCACCTCCGAAGGCCTccggcccctgccagccccccacgGGCTGCCGCACAACCAGCCTGCGGCCCTGCCGCCGCGGGGTGCCAGGGGGCCGCATCCCCCAGCGGCCCCGCCACCCTCCCCTGAGGAGACCGCCTTCCTGGCCGTGCTCATCACGAGCGGCCCCAAGTACAGCGAGCGTCGCAGCATCATCCGCAGCACGTGGCTCTCGGCCGCCGGGCGCAGCCCTCACGATGACATCTGGAGCCGCTTCGTGATCGGCACAAGCGGGCTCGGGGCAGAGGAGCTTCGTAGCCTGGAGCTAGAGCAGAGCCGGCACAGAGACCTCCTCCTTCTGCCAGAACTGCGGGATTCCTACGAGAACCTAACTGCTAAAGTCCTGGCCACGTACGTCTGGCTGGATCTGCACCTGGACTTCCAGTTTGCCCTGAAGGCCGATGACGATACCTTTGTACGCTTGGATGTGCTCGTGGAAGAGCTGAGAGCCAAGGAGCCGCGTCGCCTCTATTGGGGCTTCTTTTCTGGCCGCGGTCGAGTGAAATCTGGCGGCAAATGGAAAGAGAGCGCCTGGGTGCTCTGTGACTACTATCTACCATATGCTCTGGGTGGTGGTTATGTGATTTCTGCAGATCTGGTGCACTATTTGCGTCTTAGCAGAGACTACCTGAACATGTGGCAGAGTGAAGATGTCTCCCTGGGGGTGTGGCTGGCTCCCATCGATGTGAAGAGAGTGCACGACCCTCGTTTTGACACTGAGTACAAGTCCCGAGGTTGCAACAATAAGTACATAGTAACTCATAAGCAAAGCATTGAGGACATGCTGGAAAAGCACCAAACCCTGGCTAAAGAAGGAAAGCTCT ATCAGTGTCTATTCCCACCTGCAGGAAGAgacaaatggcaaagaaaaaaaaaaaaaaagggtgccagtatctctgtattttttgcttcttaa
- the B3GALT6 gene encoding beta-1,3-galactosyltransferase 6 isoform X1, with translation MKLLRLLCRHKTALGLGGLSLFAVVLLYLAKCTSEGLRPLPAPHGLPHNQPAALPPRGARGPHPPAAPPPSPEETAFLAVLITSGPKYSERRSIIRSTWLSAAGRSPHDDIWSRFVIGTSGLGAEELRSLELEQSRHRDLLLLPELRDSYENLTAKVLATYVWLDLHLDFQFALKADDDTFVRLDVLVEELRAKEPRRLYWGFFSGRGRVKSGGKWKESAWVLCDYYLPYALGGGYVISADLVHYLRLSRDYLNMWQSEDVSLGVWLAPIDVKRVHDPRFDTEYKSRGCNNKYIVTHKQSIEDMLEKHQTLAKEGKLCKEEVKLRLSYMYDWGVPPSQCCQRKDGIP, from the coding sequence ATGAAGCTGCTGCGCCTGCTGTGCCGCCACAAGACGGCCCTGGGCCTGGGCGGCCTGTCGCTCTTCGCCGTGGTCCTGCTTTACCTGGCCAAGTGCACCTCCGAAGGCCTccggcccctgccagccccccacgGGCTGCCGCACAACCAGCCTGCGGCCCTGCCGCCGCGGGGTGCCAGGGGGCCGCATCCCCCAGCGGCCCCGCCACCCTCCCCTGAGGAGACCGCCTTCCTGGCCGTGCTCATCACGAGCGGCCCCAAGTACAGCGAGCGTCGCAGCATCATCCGCAGCACGTGGCTCTCGGCCGCCGGGCGCAGCCCTCACGATGACATCTGGAGCCGCTTCGTGATCGGCACAAGCGGGCTCGGGGCAGAGGAGCTTCGTAGCCTGGAGCTAGAGCAGAGCCGGCACAGAGACCTCCTCCTTCTGCCAGAACTGCGGGATTCCTACGAGAACCTAACTGCTAAAGTCCTGGCCACGTACGTCTGGCTGGATCTGCACCTGGACTTCCAGTTTGCCCTGAAGGCCGATGACGATACCTTTGTACGCTTGGATGTGCTCGTGGAAGAGCTGAGAGCCAAGGAGCCGCGTCGCCTCTATTGGGGCTTCTTTTCTGGCCGCGGTCGAGTGAAATCTGGCGGCAAATGGAAAGAGAGCGCCTGGGTGCTCTGTGACTACTATCTACCATATGCTCTGGGTGGTGGTTATGTGATTTCTGCAGATCTGGTGCACTATTTGCGTCTTAGCAGAGACTACCTGAACATGTGGCAGAGTGAAGATGTCTCCCTGGGGGTGTGGCTGGCTCCCATCGATGTGAAGAGAGTGCACGACCCTCGTTTTGACACTGAGTACAAGTCCCGAGGTTGCAACAATAAGTACATAGTAACTCATAAGCAAAGCATTGAGGACATGCTGGAAAAGCACCAAACCCTGGCTAAAGAAGGAAAGCTCTGTAAGGAGGAGGTTAAGCTCAGGCTTTCCTACATGTATGACTGGGGAGTGCCTCCTTCACAGTGTTGCCAAAGGAAGGATGGCATCCCATGA